One segment of Nostoc flagelliforme CCNUN1 DNA contains the following:
- a CDS encoding form I ribulose bisphosphate carboxylase large subunit, with product MSYAQTKTQSKSGYQAGVKDYRLTYYTPDYTPKDTDLLAAFRMTPQPGVPPEEAGAAVAAESSTGTWTTVWTDLLTDLDRYKGRCYDIEPVPGEDNQYICYVAYPLDLFEEGSVTNVLTSIVGNVFGFKALRALRLEDIRFPVAYIKTFQGPPHGIQVERDKLNKYGRPLLGCTIKPKLGLSAKNYGRAVYECLRGGLDFTKDDENINSAPFQRWRDRFLFVAEAINKSQAETGEIKGHYLNVTAPTCEEMLKRAEYAKELKMPIIMHDYLTAGFTANTTLARWCRDNGILLHIHRAMHAVIDRQKNHGIHFRVLAKALRLSGGDHIHTGTVVGKLEGERGITMGFVDLLRENYIEQDKSRGIYFTQDWASLPGVMAVASGGIHVWHMPALVEIFGDDSVLQFGGGTLGHPWGNAPGATANRVALEAVVQARNEGRNLAREGNDIIREAAKWSPELAVACELWKEIKFEFEAMDTV from the coding sequence ATGTCTTACGCTCAAACGAAGACTCAGAGCAAGTCTGGGTATCAAGCCGGGGTTAAAGATTACAGACTAACTTATTACACACCCGATTACACACCAAAAGATACCGATCTTCTAGCTGCGTTCCGCATGACACCTCAGCCTGGTGTTCCTCCCGAAGAAGCAGGTGCGGCTGTAGCGGCTGAGTCTTCCACAGGTACTTGGACAACTGTGTGGACAGACTTGCTCACCGACCTCGATCGCTACAAAGGTCGTTGTTATGACATCGAACCAGTTCCCGGTGAAGACAACCAGTACATCTGCTACGTTGCCTATCCTTTGGACTTGTTTGAAGAAGGTTCTGTAACCAACGTATTAACCTCAATTGTAGGTAACGTATTTGGTTTCAAAGCTCTGCGGGCACTGCGTCTAGAAGATATTCGCTTTCCTGTTGCTTACATCAAGACCTTCCAAGGGCCTCCTCACGGTATCCAAGTTGAGCGCGACAAGTTAAACAAATACGGTCGTCCTTTGCTGGGTTGTACCATTAAGCCCAAATTGGGTCTTTCTGCTAAGAACTACGGACGCGCTGTATACGAGTGCTTACGCGGTGGTTTGGACTTCACCAAAGACGACGAAAACATCAACTCCGCACCATTCCAAAGATGGCGCGATCGCTTCTTGTTCGTAGCTGAAGCTATCAACAAATCCCAAGCAGAAACCGGTGAAATTAAAGGTCACTACCTAAACGTTACCGCTCCTACCTGTGAAGAAATGCTGAAACGGGCTGAGTATGCAAAAGAACTCAAAATGCCCATCATCATGCATGACTACCTAACCGCAGGTTTCACCGCCAACACCACATTGGCTCGTTGGTGCCGTGATAATGGTATTCTCTTGCACATTCACCGTGCTATGCACGCTGTAATCGACCGTCAAAAGAACCACGGTATCCACTTCCGTGTATTGGCTAAAGCCCTACGTTTGTCTGGTGGTGACCACATCCACACCGGCACCGTAGTTGGTAAGTTGGAAGGTGAGCGCGGCATCACAATGGGCTTCGTTGACCTGTTGCGTGAAAACTACATTGAGCAAGACAAGTCTCGTGGTATTTACTTTACCCAAGACTGGGCTTCTCTACCTGGTGTAATGGCAGTTGCTTCTGGTGGTATCCACGTATGGCACATGCCCGCACTGGTAGAAATCTTTGGTGATGACTCCGTACTACAATTCGGTGGTGGTACTCTGGGACATCCTTGGGGTAACGCTCCTGGTGCAACCGCTAACCGCGTCGCCTTGGAAGCCGTTGTTCAAGCTCGTAACGAAGGCCGCAACTTGGCTCGTGAAGGTAACGATATCATCCGCGAAGCTGCCAAGTGGTCTCCTGAACTAGCTGTTGCTTGCGAACTGTGGAAAGAAATCAAGTTCGAGTTTGAAGCAATGGATACCGTCTGA
- a CDS encoding ligand-binding sensor domain-containing protein: MGTVSKGNVIVVLFCKRTSLLTTSILLGLIALPSIGWAQKTPDINSSDLTPAYPSSAPPPRVEPLPDERGVQENSPKTDYRVGNLLGDITGNLWVGSWRGLSRIDPKTGKIISRVSLPNVAIGALAQDKVGRLWVGSYDGLFRVDPRTSEITAQNLFLPSKRVLSLLVDKRGYLWTGTDSGLALISPDQGLIMTTLKNLPGVSANTLTLDAEGQLWVGTLDGLVRVNTASAAIMKRIADLPGTTVQALAISPEGLIWAGMPNNLLVINPKTGAVLRSVTRLRGRDVTAVRFAKDGSVWVGTNNGLLRLNPNTGAVLDAEVAGLPSSRVLALAPDIANKLWIGTSEGLAWLMPKTDSAKPHIAFSHAVK, encoded by the coding sequence ATGGGTACTGTCTCCAAAGGAAATGTCATCGTGGTATTGTTTTGCAAGCGTACTAGTTTATTGACTACTTCTATTTTGCTGGGGTTGATAGCTTTGCCAAGTATAGGATGGGCACAAAAAACCCCTGATATTAATTCATCTGATTTAACTCCTGCTTACCCATCTTCTGCACCGCCACCGCGAGTAGAACCTTTGCCCGACGAGCGAGGAGTGCAAGAAAATTCGCCAAAAACTGATTATCGTGTCGGTAACTTACTGGGAGATATTACTGGCAATCTTTGGGTAGGTTCTTGGCGGGGACTATCGCGGATTGATCCTAAAACCGGCAAGATTATTTCTCGTGTTAGTTTACCAAATGTTGCCATTGGTGCTTTAGCCCAAGACAAAGTAGGACGTTTGTGGGTAGGAAGTTATGATGGACTGTTCCGAGTAGACCCTCGTACTAGCGAAATCACCGCGCAGAATTTATTTTTGCCTTCTAAACGAGTGTTGTCATTGTTAGTTGACAAACGGGGTTATTTGTGGACTGGAACCGATAGCGGTTTAGCCCTAATTAGTCCCGACCAAGGCTTGATTATGACAACATTAAAAAATCTGCCTGGTGTCAGCGCCAATACACTGACTTTAGATGCTGAAGGTCAACTGTGGGTTGGCACTCTTGATGGATTGGTGCGGGTAAATACTGCTAGTGCTGCGATTATGAAGCGGATAGCCGATTTACCAGGGACGACTGTCCAAGCTTTAGCTATCAGTCCAGAAGGGTTAATTTGGGCGGGAATGCCGAATAATTTGCTAGTTATTAACCCAAAAACTGGTGCAGTGTTACGGTCTGTAACTCGCCTGCGTGGGCGTGACGTAACGGCGGTACGTTTTGCTAAAGATGGTAGTGTCTGGGTTGGGACTAACAATGGTTTGTTACGATTAAATCCAAATACAGGAGCTGTGTTAGATGCAGAAGTTGCTGGACTTCCTTCTAGTCGGGTTCTTGCCCTTGCACCTGACATCGCCAATAAATTATGGATCGGCACTAGTGAAGGTCTAGCTTGGTTAATGCCCAAAACCGACAGTGCAAAACCCCATATTGCTTTCAGTCACGCTGTTAAATAA
- the panB gene encoding 3-methyl-2-oxobutanoate hydroxymethyltransferase, whose translation MAITTQQLIQWKQQGRSIVALTAWDYAIAQLIDAAGVDLILVGDSMAVVLGYETTLPITLDEMIYHAKSVRRGVKRALVVVDLPFLTYQESLQQAMHSAGRVLKETGAQAVKLEGGYPAIAETIARLVQAGIPVMGHVGLTPQSVHQLGLRQQGKTQEASERILQEAIALEQAGVFSLVLEHIPADLAMQITQKLSIPTIGIGAGTHCDGQVLVTSDVLGLTEKHPPFAKVYTNLRETITKAVQDYAVEVRDRKFP comes from the coding sequence ATGGCAATTACTACCCAGCAATTAATTCAATGGAAACAACAGGGACGTTCAATTGTGGCGTTGACAGCCTGGGATTATGCGATCGCTCAACTCATCGATGCAGCTGGTGTAGACTTAATCCTTGTGGGCGATTCTATGGCAGTAGTTCTAGGGTATGAAACAACACTGCCGATAACTTTGGATGAAATGATATACCACGCCAAATCTGTGCGTCGTGGGGTTAAACGCGCATTAGTTGTTGTAGATTTACCATTTTTGACGTATCAAGAAAGTCTGCAACAAGCGATGCACTCTGCTGGACGGGTACTCAAGGAAACAGGCGCTCAAGCGGTAAAATTGGAAGGTGGCTATCCAGCGATCGCAGAAACTATCGCTCGTTTGGTTCAAGCTGGAATTCCGGTAATGGGTCATGTCGGTTTGACACCGCAATCAGTACATCAACTCGGTTTGCGACAACAAGGGAAAACGCAAGAAGCGAGTGAGAGGATTTTACAAGAAGCGATCGCTCTGGAACAAGCAGGTGTATTTTCTCTTGTTTTAGAGCATATCCCCGCAGATTTGGCAATGCAGATTACACAAAAATTAAGCATTCCCACAATTGGTATCGGTGCAGGAACTCACTGCGATGGACAAGTTTTAGTTACCTCTGATGTCCTCGGACTTACCGAAAAACATCCACCATTCGCCAAAGTTTATACAAACTTGCGAGAAACGATTACCAAAGCAGTGCAAGATTATGCTGTGGAAGTGCGCGATCGGAAATTTCCATGA
- a CDS encoding Rpn family recombination-promoting nuclease/putative transposase, producing the protein MKTDSIFYRLFQEFPSIFFELIGNPPETANTYQFSSVEIKQTAFRIDGVFLPTPNEENPIDFVEVQFQPDSDIYLRLVSEVFLYLRQNKSKNSWRGVVIYPRRNIDTGERQDCHEFFNSDRISIIYLDELGEAASLPIGIATIKLVVENEDTTITTARELINRTKQAVNLQLPQKQLLELIETILVYKLPNISREEIEAMFGLSELKETRVYQEAEEEGKQKGRFEAKLEAVPKLLALGLSVEQISQALDLDVAQVQQALQQKPLKE; encoded by the coding sequence GTGAAAACTGACAGCATATTTTATCGCCTATTTCAAGAATTCCCTAGTATCTTCTTTGAACTGATTGGCAATCCTCCTGAAACTGCAAATACCTATCAATTCTCTTCAGTTGAAATCAAACAAACTGCCTTTAGAATAGATGGTGTATTTCTTCCCACTCCAAACGAAGAAAATCCGATTGATTTCGTTGAAGTTCAATTTCAACCAGACTCAGATATTTATTTGCGCCTAGTTTCGGAAGTATTTCTCTATTTGCGGCAAAATAAATCTAAAAACTCTTGGCGAGGAGTGGTGATTTATCCCAGGAGGAATATAGATACTGGTGAACGGCAAGATTGCCACGAATTCTTCAACAGCGATCGTATTAGTATAATTTACTTAGATGAACTAGGAGAAGCTGCATCACTACCAATAGGTATTGCTACCATCAAATTAGTAGTTGAAAATGAAGATACAACTATTACTACCGCCAGAGAACTAATTAACCGTACTAAACAAGCGGTAAATTTGCAACTGCCACAAAAACAATTACTAGAATTAATAGAGACAATTCTGGTTTATAAATTGCCTAATATAAGTCGAGAGGAGATAGAGGCGATGTTTGGGTTAAGTGAGTTGAAGGAAACACGGGTTTATCAAGAAGCTGAAGAAGAAGGTAAACAAAAAGGTCGTTTTGAGGCAAAATTAGAAGCTGTACCTAAACTGCTAGCACTGGGTTTAAGTGTGGAACAAATATCACAGGCGTTAGATTTGGATGTTGCACAAGTCCAGCAAGCACTACAGCAAAAGCCTCTCAAGGAATAA
- the trmFO gene encoding FADH(2)-oxidizing methylenetetrahydrofolate--tRNA-(uracil(54)-C(5))-methyltransferase TrmFO, producing the protein MEQQPIQVIGGGLAGTEAAWQIAQAGVPVILHEMRPKRFSPAHHTEHLAELVCSNSFGAMASDRAAGLLHEELRQLGSIVISKADEHAVPAGGALAVDRGQFGQDLTQTLASHPLIEFRRGEVSAIPEGIVVLATGPLTSPDLAEDLRRFTGMEYLSFFDAASPIIVGESINRDVAFMASRYDKGEAAYLNCPMNKEQYLRFREELCKAEQTELKGFERETAKFFEACLPIEELAQRGEDTMRYGPLKPVGLSDTRTGERPYAVVQLRQEDKAGQLWNMVGFQTNLRWGEQKRIFQLIPSLEKAEFVRLGVMHRNTFINAPQLMHPTLQFKERPTLLAAGQLIGTEGYSAAAAGGCLAGINAARLALGKEALVLPPTTMMGALLEFISSASPKHFQPMPPNFGIFPELDAKIKSKQERYGRYRDRSLNDLANWKANHN; encoded by the coding sequence ATGGAACAACAACCGATACAAGTAATTGGAGGTGGACTAGCTGGGACAGAAGCAGCGTGGCAAATAGCCCAAGCTGGAGTACCGGTAATTCTCCATGAAATGCGTCCAAAACGCTTCAGCCCTGCTCATCATACAGAACATTTGGCAGAACTAGTGTGTAGTAATTCCTTTGGGGCAATGGCAAGCGATCGCGCAGCTGGATTATTGCACGAAGAATTACGCCAACTCGGTTCTATCGTCATCTCGAAAGCTGATGAACATGCCGTACCTGCTGGTGGGGCGCTAGCGGTAGACAGGGGACAATTTGGGCAAGATTTGACTCAAACTTTAGCCAGCCATCCTTTAATTGAATTTCGTCGGGGTGAAGTGTCTGCGATTCCTGAAGGAATTGTGGTTTTGGCGACTGGGCCTTTAACCAGTCCCGATTTAGCGGAAGATTTACGCCGCTTTACCGGGATGGAATACCTGAGCTTTTTCGATGCCGCTAGTCCGATTATTGTGGGAGAATCGATTAACCGTGATGTTGCTTTTATGGCATCACGTTATGACAAAGGTGAAGCCGCTTATCTCAACTGCCCAATGAATAAAGAGCAGTACTTGCGGTTTCGAGAAGAACTTTGTAAAGCAGAACAAACAGAACTCAAAGGTTTTGAACGGGAAACGGCGAAATTTTTTGAAGCTTGTTTACCCATTGAAGAACTAGCACAGCGTGGGGAAGATACCATGCGCTACGGCCCCCTAAAGCCAGTGGGATTGTCAGATACTCGCACCGGGGAACGTCCTTATGCTGTGGTGCAGTTACGACAAGAAGATAAAGCCGGTCAACTGTGGAATATGGTAGGATTCCAAACTAATCTGCGCTGGGGTGAGCAAAAGCGAATATTTCAGCTAATTCCCAGTTTGGAAAAGGCGGAGTTTGTGCGATTGGGAGTGATGCACCGCAACACTTTTATTAATGCTCCTCAGCTAATGCATCCGACTCTGCAATTTAAAGAGCGTCCAACTTTGTTAGCTGCTGGACAGTTGATTGGTACTGAAGGTTACAGTGCGGCGGCGGCGGGTGGCTGCCTAGCAGGAATTAATGCAGCGCGGCTAGCCTTGGGTAAAGAAGCTTTGGTTTTACCACCAACAACAATGATGGGTGCGTTATTGGAATTTATTAGTTCCGCTTCGCCGAAGCATTTCCAACCAATGCCGCCCAACTTTGGGATTTTTCCCGAACTGGATGCGAAAATCAAAAGTAAGCAGGAGCGTTATGGACGTTACCGCGATCGCTCTTTAAATGATCTAGCAAACTGGAAGGCTAATCATAATTAA
- a CDS encoding fasciclin domain-containing protein gives MADIVDIAVTAESFKTLVAAVQAAGLVETLKSPGPFTVFAPNDDAFAKLPPGTIQTLLQNIPQLTRILKYHVVPGKLLKADLAELGTVNSVEGSPIKIDSSDGFEVKNATVLAADIEADNGVVHVIDTVILPG, from the coding sequence ATGGCTGATATTGTTGATATTGCAGTTACGGCTGAGTCTTTTAAAACACTGGTGGCGGCTGTACAAGCTGCTGGTTTAGTAGAAACATTAAAAAGTCCTGGCCCGTTCACAGTCTTTGCACCAAATGACGATGCTTTTGCCAAGTTACCACCGGGAACTATCCAAACTTTGTTACAGAATATTCCCCAGTTAACGCGGATTTTAAAGTATCATGTCGTTCCAGGAAAGCTCCTAAAGGCTGATTTGGCAGAACTCGGTACGGTTAATTCTGTAGAAGGTTCACCCATTAAAATTGATTCTTCTGATGGTTTTGAAGTTAAAAATGCCACCGTTTTAGCAGCAGATATCGAAGCTGATAATGGTGTGGTACACGTTATCGATACGGTGATTTTACCAGGTTAA